The genomic window CCTTGCCGTAGCGACGGCTACGGCGCGTCGTTCCGCCTTGCCCCGCGGGCGCATCACGCGCCTCGGTGCACACGGGACTTCCGCGCCGGCACACTAGGTGTCGGGCGCGCCTCACTCGGGCGCGGCGCTCGCGTCTACGCACAGGATGCGGGGCAGGAAGCCGGCCAGCAGGCTCCACGTCGCGCCCCCGTCGGGGCTTCCGAACAGGTGCCCTCCCGACGTGCCGCAATATACCCCGATCGGGTCCAGCCCATCCGTCGCCAGACCTTCCCGCAGGACGGTCACGTAGGCGTGCTCCTGGGGCAGGCCGTTCTCCAGGCTGGACCAGGAGGCGCCCGCGTCCCTGGTTTCGTAGACTCTCAGCCGCCCGTCCACCACGGTCCGCATGTGGCTGGAGATCTCCGGAACCACCCACGCCCGATCGGCATCGGCCGGGTCGATGGCCAGGGCGTACCCGTAGTCGCTCGGCAGGCCCGCGGTGATATCGACCCAGCTGTCTCCCGCATCGTCGCTTCGATACGTGCCGCAGTGATTCTGCTGATAGATGCGACCCGGTCGAGTAGGGTGCGGCGCCAGCTTGTGGACGCACTGGCCCGAGGCCGGGTAGCGCTCGGGCTGGAAGCAGGCTCGCACACCCGCGTTTCGCGGCGTCCACGAGGCGCCGGCGTCGTCCGAGCCGTACACACCCCCGGCCGAAATCGCGGCGATCAGCGCGTCCCCATCGCCCGGGCTCGCCCACACGTCCGTGAGCGCGAGCCCGCCTCCCATCGGCTGCCAGGTGCTCCTGGTGGGGTGGTCGTTCAGCGCCGCCACAGGCGACCACGACCGCCCGGCGTCGCGCGAAACGAACAGCCCCGCGGGCTCCACCCCCGCGTAAAGCACGTCGGGGGCGCCTGTCGCTCCGGGGGCCAGGCGCCATATTGCACGCAGGCCCCGCTCGTCGTCGTGCGAGGGGGCAGCCTCCAGGGTTTCCCAGGTGCGGCCCCCGTCGCCGCTCCTGTGCAGGTGACTGCCCCAGACCCGGTGCGTCGTCGCGGCCCACAGAAGCCCGGTACGCGCATCGTGGAACGCGTGGTACACCTCCCGGCCTTCCAGGAACGGCCGGCTGAGATCCCAGCGATGCCGATCGGTCGAGCGAGCTATGATCAGGCCCCGACGGGTCCCGATGAGTAGGAGAATGGACGACACGGACGATCGCTGGTTGGGGGAAACGTCGGCGGCCGAATGTTGGCACTTCGGCCAGATCCCGCAAAGCCCTGGCGGCTTGCAGGAGCGCCCGCGCCCGCCCCATCATCGCAGACCCGAGTCCCGACGATGAGCAACGCTTCAGACCCCCA from Gemmatimonadota bacterium includes these protein-coding regions:
- a CDS encoding sialidase family protein, which codes for MSSILLLIGTRRGLIIARSTDRHRWDLSRPFLEGREVYHAFHDARTGLLWAATTHRVWGSHLHRSGDGGRTWETLEAAPSHDDERGLRAIWRLAPGATGAPDVLYAGVEPAGLFVSRDAGRSWSPVAALNDHPTRSTWQPMGGGLALTDVWASPGDGDALIAAISAGGVYGSDDAGASWTPRNAGVRACFQPERYPASGQCVHKLAPHPTRPGRIYQQNHCGTYRSDDAGDSWVDITAGLPSDYGYALAIDPADADRAWVVPEISSHMRTVVDGRLRVYETRDAGASWSSLENGLPQEHAYVTVLREGLATDGLDPIGVYCGTSGGHLFGSPDGGATWSLLAGFLPRILCVDASAAPE